Part of the Nitrososphaera sp. genome, ATAGTAAATTCAAGGCCGCTCGTCAGCCTGTCGTAAATTTTGACAAGGGCGCCTATGCCGGTGACGGACATTATGTTAATCACCTTTTCTTCCGGCTCGCTGAGCGAGTACCTAGCAACCTTTCGCTTGTGGCTCAGGTATTCCCTATACACCAAGGGCGATGAATCGATCAGCCTCGCTGCGTTCTGGTCGTCAAGTTCCTTCTTGAACCAGAGGTCAAAGAACAGCATCCTGTTTCCGATGCCGGTGGCAACCTGCTCCATCTGCGTTACAAGTGCAGAGGCTTCATTAGACGAAGTGTCGGCATAGTACCGGAGATGCGCGTAGCCGGACGCGATGCTGACGCTTTCAATTATATCCTCGGCCTGCTTTAGCAGGGCAAGAAACTCAGAGGAAGAAATGCCGTTTTTCAAGCTCTGCCTTGCAGACTCAAAGCGCCCGACCTTGTCCTCTATCGAACGAAGATACGAAGAAAACTCCTCGCTCTTTGGATCCCTGACAAGCTCCGACAGGCTCCAGCCGCCTACTTTGAGGCCCGCGTACTCTAATTTCGCCATCGAGAAATCCCCGTACTCTTTTGCATGATCAAAAGATCCCTAGTGCTGAGCGAGTGCTGCAGTATGTAATTCTTGCGAAAAAATGCCAGACTGTTGGCGCTCGATTCTTTTCATGTGGTAAACTGTTGCGCGCGGAAACAGCTATAAGGTCGGTTGGCGCCCGAGTATGAACCCTTGGAAGCCACCTATTCCTGGAGTAAGTTTGGAAGAGAGGCAGAATACGTTGCCGCGCTCTACTTAAAGTCGCTTGGCTGGCGCGTAAGGCTGTCAAAAGGAAGCAGGGGACCCGCAGACATTACTGCGTGCAGGGAGGCGGACAACGCAACATGGCTCATTCAGGTGAAGGCTAGCTCGTGCCTGCCAAGGCTAAAAGGCAGCGAAGTGAAAAGGCTGCTGGGCATGGCGGAGAAATATGGGGCAAGTCCGGTCGTGGCCACACTCCAGCCAAATGCGGCCAGTCATGAACCCGAATCTGGCGGGGAGTTTGTAACAGGAAGGTTCGCGCTGTCTTTTTACTTGCTTGACGGCTGGACGCGCCTCAACCCCGCAGCCGCCTCCAGATAGCACCGCTTTGAGATATGAAGCTCGCTTCCGGTGAGGAGGTAGTGCAGGTCGTTATCGTGCCTGGAGCAGAGATACAAAATGAGCTTAAAGCCGTCAAATGCCAGCGACTTCTCCTCATTTTCAAAGGACCTATCTTGCGGCGCAAAATTGCTTTTGGCGCAAACCTCGCTGTACGTGCCTTTGGCGCAGTATTC contains:
- a CDS encoding restriction endonuclease codes for the protein MEATYSWSKFGREAEYVAALYLKSLGWRVRLSKGSRGPADITACREADNATWLIQVKASSCLPRLKGSEVKRLLGMAEKYGASPVVATLQPNAASHEPESGGEFVTGRFALSFYLLDGWTRLNPAAASR